From the Scylla paramamosain isolate STU-SP2022 chromosome 15, ASM3559412v1, whole genome shotgun sequence genome, one window contains:
- the LOC135107707 gene encoding probable ATP-dependent RNA helicase DDX28 encodes MLQPRIPRVASQSLQVLHPLYGLQIRCISQNEFSVIKIPVAMQMRLKREKLKERRTEREQQMQRSRMGNQKIPIITCRRTGFNHYWGQSYSKFAAVPLASKGWLHKKAAGDFFTINSHGSNPAFEDESDIEEDFASLGLDGDIVTQLHNMGIEKPTNIQSLAIPHVLEGKNTLISAETGNGKTLAFIGPMLQQIKERNAVLSELPMNSPLGLVIVPGKELAAQIHRVASQIGRSLGIKVKLITGGGTKQRMLSPPMSRVELLVASFGALSKLTTVGVYNMNHLTHITLDEADTLLDDSFNEQVTRFMTKHPIQGAGESQYPEALSGAQLTLVAATTPRDLTKILEPIVNPDSVVRVSTPYLNHLMRHVPQRFFRVNKNTKVEKLMELVKNDSKKGSPVIIFSNNSKTSDWLALLLNDNGVSCANLNGAMSSALRQKHYEAFMSGEVKALSCTDLTSRGLDTCKVSHVINYDFPNYIADYIHRCGRTGRVGGTSASLVTSLVHKPWEVELVQKIEYAVKKREEFHNVNANIKRILTTRHQREELKHLKALAHKG; translated from the exons ATGTTGCAACCTCGTATACCAAGAGTGGCATCCCAAAGCTTGCAAGTCCTGCATCCACTGTATGGGCTGCAG ATAAGATGCATATCTCAGAATGAGTTTTCTGTGATAAAAATACCTGTGGCAATGCAAATGAGgctaaaaagagagaaactgaaggagaggagaacagagagagaacaacagatGCAGAGGTCAAGAATGGGCAATCAGAAA ATTCCTATAATAACCTGTAGAAGGACTGGGTTTAACCATTACTGGGGGCAGAGCTATAGTAAGTTTGCTGCTGTTCCCTTGGCCTCCAAGGGTTGGCTACATAAGAAGGCAGCAGGGGACTTCTTCACCATTAACAGCCATGGCTCA AATCCAGCATTTGAAGATGAAAGTGACATTGAGGAAGACTTTGCCTCCCTTGGGCTTGATGGTGATATTGTCACTCAGTTGCACAATATGGGGATTGAGAAGCCAACAAATATACAA TCTCTGGCAATTCCCCACGTGTTGGAGGGAAAAAACACACTCATCTCTGCTGAAACGGGGAATGGAAAAACACTGGCATTTATTGGTCCAATGCTGcaacaaataaaagagaggaatgcAGTGCTCTCAGAACTGCCAATGAATTCCCCATTAGGCCTTGTCATAGTGCCTGGGAAAGAACTGGCAGCACAGATTCAT AGAGTTGCATCACAAATAGGAAGGAGTCTTGGGATTAAAGTGAAGCTGATTACTGGAGGAGGAACTAAGCAGAGAATGTTGAGCCCACCCATGTCTCGAGTAGAGCTGCTGGTGGCAAGCTTTGGTGCTCTGTCAAAGCTTACTACAGTTG GGGTGTACAACATGAACCACTTGACTCACATCACCTTGGATGAGGCTGACACATTGCTTGATGACTCTTTCAATGAGCAAGTAACCCGCTTTATGACCAAGCATCCG ATACAAGGTGCAGGAGAGAGCCAGTATCCAGAAGCCTTGTCTGGGGCCCAGCTTACCTTAGTGGCTGCCACAACACCAAGAGACTTGACTAAAATCCTTGAACCCATTGTGAAT ccTGACTCTGTGGTGCGTGTCTCCACGCCTTACCTGAACCATCTCATGCGCCACGTGCCCCAGCGCTTCTTTAGGGTCAACAAGAATACCAAAGTGGAGAAACTTATGGAATTAGTAAAGAATGATTCAAAAAAGGGGAGTCCTGTGATTATATTCAG caacaacagtaagaCATCTGACTGGCTGGCCTTGCTCCTCAATGATAATGGTGTGTCCTGTGCTAACCTGAATGGGGCCATGTCTTCTGCACTCAGACAAAAGCATTATGAGGCTTTCATGTCAGGGGAGGTGAAAGCTCTCTCCTGCACTGATCTCACATCTCGTGGCCTTGATACATGTAAG GTGTCTCATGTGATCAACTATGATTTCCCAAATTACATTGCTGACTACATTCACCGGTGTGGACGCACAGGACGAGTTGGTGGTACCAGTGCCTCCCTTGTCACCAGCCTGGTCCATAAGCCGTGGGAAGTGGAGCTGGTTCAAAAGATTGAG tatgcagtcaagaagagagaagaattcCACAATGTAAATGCCAATATTAAGAGGATACTCACAACCAGACACCAGAGAGAGGAGTTAAAGCATTTGAAAGCTTTAGCGCACAAAGGTTGA